One Thalassoglobus sp. JC818 genomic region harbors:
- a CDS encoding M24 family metallopeptidase: protein MFELEKIQESLQELGLDGWLLYDFRGSNQLARRVMKLSDDSMGSRRCAYGIPAVGEPVRIVHRIESSSLDHLPGSKSIYLRWQEFEAAIQEFVEGKKRVAMEYSFQNGNPYVSRVDAGTVELVRSFGVEVISSGDLIQLFEAVWTNGQWEMHQAASKVTNAAFDLAWKSIADAVRSGEGIEEAAVRDVIMDHFARHKMTTYHPPIVARNSHSGMPHYETGTGDDTLIRSGDFVLIDLWAKLDQPNSVYSDLTRTGYVGENVPEEYVRIFDIVAAARDAGIAAVEAAMESETPLPGARVDDAVREVIEKAGYGEYFTHRTGHNIGQEVHGNGAHLDNLETRDERLILPRTCFSIEPGVYLEEFGVRSEVDVYVDENRKVHVTGGLLQKEVIPILSQY from the coding sequence ATGTTTGAGCTGGAAAAGATTCAGGAATCGCTTCAGGAACTCGGCCTGGATGGATGGCTGTTGTATGACTTTCGAGGCAGCAACCAGCTGGCCAGAAGAGTCATGAAACTCTCCGACGATTCAATGGGATCTCGCCGATGTGCTTACGGGATTCCAGCGGTCGGTGAGCCTGTCCGCATTGTGCATCGGATTGAAAGTTCGTCTCTCGATCATCTTCCCGGATCAAAGTCGATCTATCTCCGCTGGCAGGAATTCGAAGCAGCGATTCAGGAATTCGTCGAGGGCAAGAAACGTGTTGCCATGGAATACTCGTTTCAGAACGGGAATCCGTATGTCTCTCGAGTCGATGCTGGCACAGTGGAACTGGTTCGATCGTTCGGCGTGGAAGTGATTTCGTCGGGAGATTTGATCCAACTCTTTGAGGCCGTTTGGACGAACGGACAATGGGAGATGCATCAGGCAGCTTCGAAGGTGACCAATGCTGCATTCGATCTGGCCTGGAAGTCGATTGCCGATGCTGTTCGGTCAGGCGAGGGAATTGAAGAAGCAGCGGTTCGGGATGTGATCATGGATCACTTCGCGCGTCACAAAATGACGACTTATCATCCCCCGATTGTGGCTCGCAATTCTCACTCCGGAATGCCGCACTACGAGACCGGGACGGGTGACGACACGCTCATTCGTTCCGGCGATTTTGTGCTGATTGATTTGTGGGCCAAGCTGGATCAGCCAAACAGCGTGTACAGCGACCTGACGCGAACGGGTTATGTTGGGGAAAACGTCCCGGAAGAATATGTGCGAATCTTTGACATCGTCGCAGCTGCCAGAGACGCGGGAATTGCGGCTGTCGAGGCAGCGATGGAATCCGAGACTCCACTGCCGGGAGCGCGCGTCGACGATGCTGTTCGTGAGGTGATCGAGAAAGCTGGGTACGGCGAGTATTTTACTCATCGCACAGGGCACAACATTGGCCAGGAAGTTCACGGCAACGGTGCACATCTCGACAATCTGGAAACACGAGATGAACGGCTCATTCTCCCGCGGACGTGTTTCTCGATCGAACCCGGGGTTTATCTCGAAGAGTTTGGAGTCCGCAGCGAAGTCGATGTTTATGTCGATGAAAACCGGAAAGTGCATGTCACCGGCGGGCTTCTCCAGAAAGAAGTGATTCCGATTCTCAGTCAGTACTGA
- a CDS encoding circularly permuted type 2 ATP-grasp protein produces the protein MSSVLPQKSMSGTYSPAAGVFDEAFDRQAPRPHWKQLWDRVDQLGAAELQRRTTQAEHLLNENGVTFGGVTDSSGNQRPWKLDLIPMILDEKTWAFIEEGIEQRAKLQNLLIRDIYGDLEAVQAGILPPEVVYGHNALMFPAKGLHIRENSLVLYSAELARSESGKFWVMADRSNAPAGAGFALENRIVTKRILPQLSNSFQIRKLAPFFVKLKATLKALSPRKIDHPRVAILSNGPTHPYYFEDVYLARYLGIDLVQGSDLAVREDQVFLKTLAGLINVDVLLVRGDEGDIDPVECGGGAPHGVPGLLQAIRSGTVALANMPGSGIIESPVFKSVLPKLCQFYLGTTLKIPSIATWWCGDASSREYVLDNMRSLVIKPAFRASGGEEVIGESLSAEEQNQLRKRILSQPNSYVAQELIRRSAAPTLNGEAKLTSGHVAMRVFAVASEDSYSVMPGGLVRVADSSGPMELSIAGGETSKDLWVETSSPERSMTLLAGEHRNVQLHRTTAKFPSRVADDLFWLGQNLDRSDQLSRLCRALLSRVHISVDTDNDATSVLLRSLVDVGSIEPGFVVNGLVETLPKLHDSLPAIIVDSSQSRGLGQSVTELLRLCSLVRDWISPETWQQLHRTASDFQDAISGTNDLAEFADELDDLILGLASAMGLIDNGMIRGPAWRFLDLGRRIERSRTTAQFARSVLDSDARHDPATLKMVIEVCDVQMTYRARYLDDIQQNGVFDLCITDLTNPRSILSQLESIAGHVAELPGSTVDPLRTEETRLAMSAVHQVKMLTSDDLGAMEPIRLVSVLDIVDQAMRDLASLLERKYLLHSGDLRQIVDQGGVLS, from the coding sequence ATGTCCTCTGTGCTGCCCCAGAAATCGATGTCAGGTACCTATTCCCCTGCTGCTGGCGTTTTCGACGAAGCCTTCGATCGACAGGCTCCTCGTCCGCATTGGAAGCAATTGTGGGATCGAGTGGATCAACTCGGCGCCGCTGAGCTTCAGCGTCGAACGACTCAGGCAGAACATCTTCTCAATGAAAATGGTGTGACGTTCGGCGGGGTCACAGACTCTTCCGGAAACCAGCGACCGTGGAAGCTGGACCTCATTCCAATGATTCTGGATGAGAAGACCTGGGCATTCATTGAGGAAGGAATTGAGCAGCGGGCAAAACTCCAGAACCTTCTGATTCGCGATATCTACGGAGATCTCGAAGCAGTACAGGCAGGCATTCTGCCGCCTGAGGTCGTCTACGGACACAACGCGTTGATGTTTCCAGCAAAGGGATTGCATATCCGCGAGAATTCGCTGGTTCTCTACTCTGCAGAATTAGCCAGATCGGAGAGTGGAAAATTCTGGGTCATGGCGGATCGCTCGAACGCTCCGGCGGGGGCTGGGTTCGCGCTCGAGAATCGAATTGTCACGAAGCGTATTCTTCCTCAGCTCAGCAATTCGTTTCAGATCCGCAAACTGGCCCCGTTCTTCGTGAAATTGAAGGCGACTCTGAAAGCATTGAGTCCCCGGAAGATTGATCACCCGCGCGTCGCAATTCTCAGCAACGGCCCTACGCATCCGTATTACTTCGAAGATGTCTACTTGGCTCGCTATCTCGGAATTGATCTCGTTCAAGGGAGCGATCTGGCGGTTCGGGAAGATCAGGTCTTTCTAAAGACGCTGGCAGGTCTGATCAATGTCGATGTCTTGCTCGTTCGTGGAGACGAAGGAGACATTGATCCCGTCGAGTGTGGAGGTGGTGCACCTCATGGGGTTCCGGGGTTGTTGCAAGCAATTCGATCCGGAACTGTTGCACTCGCCAACATGCCGGGCAGCGGGATTATTGAGTCACCCGTTTTCAAATCCGTGCTTCCGAAGCTCTGTCAGTTTTATCTGGGGACGACTCTTAAGATTCCGTCGATTGCAACGTGGTGGTGTGGTGACGCCAGTTCGCGAGAGTACGTTCTGGACAACATGCGTTCTCTGGTGATCAAACCAGCTTTCCGAGCCAGTGGCGGGGAAGAAGTGATTGGAGAGAGCCTGAGCGCTGAAGAGCAGAACCAGCTGAGAAAACGAATTCTCTCACAGCCGAATTCATATGTCGCACAAGAACTGATCCGCCGTTCTGCTGCTCCAACATTGAACGGCGAAGCCAAGTTGACTTCCGGACATGTCGCGATGCGTGTCTTCGCAGTCGCCAGTGAAGACTCTTACAGCGTGATGCCCGGCGGTTTGGTTCGAGTGGCTGACTCCAGTGGACCGATGGAATTGTCCATCGCTGGTGGAGAAACGAGCAAAGACCTGTGGGTGGAAACGTCTTCGCCAGAACGCTCAATGACGTTGCTGGCTGGTGAGCACCGCAATGTTCAGTTGCATCGAACGACGGCGAAATTCCCGAGTCGCGTTGCTGATGATCTCTTCTGGTTGGGGCAGAACCTCGACCGTTCCGATCAGTTGTCTCGTCTGTGTCGGGCTCTTCTTTCGCGAGTTCACATTTCCGTCGATACTGACAACGATGCAACCTCTGTGCTGCTGCGGAGTCTCGTGGATGTCGGATCGATTGAGCCGGGATTTGTTGTCAACGGGCTCGTTGAAACGCTTCCGAAGCTGCACGATTCGCTGCCTGCAATCATTGTCGACAGCAGTCAGTCTCGCGGCCTGGGGCAGAGTGTCACGGAATTGCTTCGGCTCTGCTCACTGGTTCGGGACTGGATTTCTCCAGAAACGTGGCAACAGCTGCATCGCACTGCCAGCGACTTCCAGGATGCAATTTCAGGGACCAACGATCTGGCTGAGTTCGCTGATGAACTTGACGATTTGATCCTCGGGTTAGCCTCAGCGATGGGGTTGATCGACAACGGGATGATTCGAGGGCCAGCTTGGAGATTCCTCGACCTCGGCCGGCGCATCGAACGGTCTCGCACGACAGCTCAGTTTGCCCGGAGTGTTCTCGATTCTGATGCTCGCCACGACCCGGCAACATTGAAAATGGTCATTGAAGTCTGTGACGTTCAGATGACTTATCGAGCACGATATCTCGATGACATTCAACAGAACGGTGTGTTTGACTTGTGCATCACTGACCTGACGAATCCGCGATCGATTCTATCTCAATTGGAATCAATCGCTGGGCATGTCGCTGAACTGCCGGGAAGTACGGTCGATCCGCTGCGGACAGAGGAAACGCGACTGGCCATGTCCGCTGTGCATCAGGTGAAAATGTTGACCTCGGATGATCTGGGAGCGATGGAACCGATTCGACTCGTGAGCGTTCTCGATATCGTCGATCAGGCGATGCGTGATCTCGCGAGCCTCCTTGAAAGAAAGTATTTGTTGCACTCTGGAGACTTGCGTCAAATTGTCGATCAGGGCGGAGTCCTTTCATGA
- a CDS encoding GTP-binding protein codes for MAHRIRYIMIGGFLGAGKTTTLGKLAAHYREQGLNVGIVTNDQATDLVDTNTLRGMGFEVGEVAGACFCCNFNELIDTMGNLSAEQRPDVILAEPVGSCTDLVATVIQPIKQLFDAEFDIAPYPVILKPSHGIRILKNEQRGGFSPKAEYILKKQLEEADLILINRIDELTSEKVDEICALCDEQLPGTPLIRMSAKTGSGIPELVEFLSQDGDFGRKILDIDYDIYADGEAELGWLNSSLTLTSENEFDLDAFLFGVVETLQAKLHEADLEPAHLKAIGLWEGFFGVANLISSDTKVELSLPSNQKARNSEVIINARVACDPELLETLVNEAVADVAAKQNVNFEFRQTQRFRPGRPVPTHRLSTPVGS; via the coding sequence ATGGCCCATCGAATTCGATACATCATGATCGGCGGTTTTCTTGGTGCAGGTAAGACGACGACGCTTGGAAAACTCGCTGCTCACTATCGAGAGCAAGGTCTGAACGTCGGAATTGTCACCAACGATCAAGCGACCGATCTCGTCGATACGAACACACTGCGCGGCATGGGATTCGAAGTCGGTGAAGTCGCTGGTGCTTGTTTCTGCTGCAACTTCAACGAACTCATCGACACGATGGGGAATCTTTCCGCCGAGCAGCGGCCGGACGTGATCCTCGCGGAACCGGTCGGTAGCTGTACCGATCTCGTCGCCACCGTGATTCAACCGATCAAGCAACTCTTCGACGCAGAATTCGACATCGCGCCTTACCCGGTGATCCTCAAACCGAGTCATGGAATCCGGATTCTCAAAAATGAGCAACGCGGCGGATTTTCTCCTAAAGCAGAGTACATTCTGAAGAAGCAGCTCGAAGAAGCGGACCTGATCCTCATCAATCGAATTGATGAGTTGACCAGTGAAAAAGTCGATGAGATCTGCGCCCTGTGTGACGAACAGCTACCTGGGACGCCGCTGATTCGTATGTCTGCAAAGACTGGTTCCGGAATTCCGGAGTTGGTTGAGTTTCTCTCGCAGGATGGCGACTTCGGACGAAAGATCCTCGACATTGATTATGACATCTATGCAGACGGAGAAGCGGAACTCGGTTGGCTCAACAGCAGCTTGACGCTGACCAGTGAAAACGAATTCGATCTCGATGCGTTTCTGTTTGGTGTTGTTGAGACACTGCAAGCGAAGTTGCACGAGGCTGATCTTGAGCCTGCCCACTTGAAAGCGATTGGTCTTTGGGAAGGATTTTTTGGCGTTGCGAATCTGATCAGCAGCGATACCAAAGTTGAATTGTCTCTCCCCTCAAATCAAAAGGCGCGTAACTCGGAAGTGATCATCAACGCGCGAGTCGCCTGTGATCCGGAGCTTCTGGAAACGCTCGTGAATGAAGCCGTCGCTGATGTCGCTGCGAAGCAGAACGTGAACTTCGAGTTCCGTCAGACGCAGCGATTCCGTCCGGGACGTCCCGTTCCAACACACCGCCTCTCGACTCCAGTCGGGTCTTGA
- a CDS encoding transglutaminase family protein: MKYAITHSTTYAGKEPVSVCHNQSWLKPRVLAHQTCETFSLDISPAPSIRATRFDAFGNEVESFSFNQGYEVLKVNASSKIEVQPRINNNADDVPWETVRDEVCRARTKESLENYLFAFESPRIRLSEEFQAYASVSFDPGRGIVEAGADLTKRIFEDFEFDGRATTVTTPVEEVFRIRRGVCQDFAHLQIALLRSLKLPTRYVSGYLRTIPPPGKPRLVGADASHAWISLYCGPGQGWIDYDPTNNMRPDLDHITVAWGRDYSDVPPLRGVFIGGGSHSLSVSVDVEPLG; this comes from the coding sequence ATGAAATATGCGATCACGCATTCGACGACTTACGCCGGAAAGGAACCCGTTTCCGTTTGTCACAACCAGTCCTGGCTCAAGCCAAGAGTCCTCGCTCATCAGACATGCGAAACGTTTTCGCTGGACATTTCTCCAGCTCCGTCAATTCGGGCGACGCGATTTGACGCGTTCGGAAATGAAGTGGAGTCTTTCTCGTTCAATCAGGGTTATGAAGTCTTAAAGGTCAACGCTTCGAGCAAGATCGAGGTTCAGCCGAGAATCAATAACAACGCAGACGATGTTCCGTGGGAAACTGTTCGCGATGAAGTTTGCCGAGCGCGTACGAAAGAGTCGCTCGAAAATTACCTCTTCGCGTTCGAGTCTCCTCGCATCCGGCTTTCGGAAGAATTTCAGGCGTATGCTTCGGTCTCGTTTGATCCGGGACGAGGAATTGTGGAAGCGGGCGCTGATCTCACGAAACGAATCTTCGAAGACTTCGAGTTCGATGGCCGAGCGACAACGGTCACGACACCGGTTGAGGAGGTTTTTCGAATTCGCCGCGGTGTCTGTCAGGACTTCGCGCATCTGCAGATTGCCCTGCTGCGATCGCTGAAGCTGCCGACTCGCTATGTGAGTGGATACTTGCGAACGATTCCGCCTCCCGGGAAACCGCGTTTGGTTGGTGCGGACGCGAGCCATGCCTGGATTTCTTTGTACTGCGGTCCAGGCCAGGGTTGGATTGATTACGATCCGACAAACAACATGCGTCCCGATCTCGATCACATCACCGTCGCGTGGGGTCGAGATTACAGCGACGTTCCGCCGCTACGCGGTGTCTTCATCGGGGGCGGTTCACACTCGTTGAGTGTTTCCGTCGATGTGGAACCACTTGGCTAG
- a CDS encoding L-glutamate gamma-semialdehyde dehydrogenase codes for MSLEDYRKTLNVTKFQNEPNTDFSRKENRDDMKQALKDVEELFGQDYPLNIDGKAQDGRAHIVARCPFNKELKLGAIAAASPDQAEQAIAACLRASTQWKKVPIDHRAEYLDLIAAEMRSRRFELIAWMVYETGKPWIEADAEVSEAIDFCRYYALAMRDLDAELRCDYPGEENALFYRPRGVAVVISPWNFPLAILTGMVTAALVTGNTVVMKPAEESSIIAFKLMEMARDAGLPTGVLNYLPGIGEEIGPTLVGSPDVDIIAFTGSREVGLEINRQAANPESQHHGVKKVIAEMGGKNAIIIDDDADLDDAVQGVVSSAFGFAGQKCSACSRVIVLQNVYDTFLERLTGAIESLKVGPATDPGADFGPVISQEAYERIQDFIEIGHEECAAIVNVDLSEDLPDGNFIGPHLFEVQEEHSRILDAEIFGPVLAIQKAKDLDQALQIANESDYALTGGIYSRSPKNLERARNEFLVGNLYLNRGITGAIVQRHPFGGFRMSGIGTKAGGPDYLQQFMLPVSVTENTMRRGFAPPADEE; via the coding sequence ATGTCACTGGAAGATTATCGCAAAACGCTCAACGTGACCAAGTTTCAGAACGAGCCGAACACGGATTTCAGTCGCAAAGAGAATCGCGACGACATGAAACAGGCTCTCAAAGATGTTGAAGAGCTGTTCGGTCAGGACTACCCGCTCAATATCGATGGCAAAGCTCAGGACGGACGAGCCCACATCGTTGCGCGATGCCCCTTCAACAAAGAACTGAAACTTGGAGCAATCGCCGCAGCCAGCCCCGACCAAGCGGAACAGGCGATCGCCGCTTGCCTGCGTGCTTCCACCCAGTGGAAAAAAGTTCCGATTGACCACCGGGCTGAATATCTCGATTTGATTGCTGCCGAAATGCGATCACGTCGCTTTGAACTCATCGCATGGATGGTGTACGAAACCGGAAAGCCATGGATCGAGGCTGACGCTGAGGTTTCGGAAGCAATCGATTTCTGCCGGTACTACGCACTGGCCATGCGCGATCTCGACGCTGAACTGCGTTGCGACTATCCCGGCGAAGAAAACGCACTCTTCTACCGACCGCGAGGCGTGGCAGTCGTGATCTCTCCGTGGAACTTTCCACTCGCGATTCTCACGGGAATGGTGACTGCTGCTCTGGTCACCGGAAACACTGTCGTCATGAAGCCTGCCGAAGAGTCTTCGATTATCGCATTTAAGCTGATGGAGATGGCTCGCGACGCAGGACTTCCCACGGGAGTCTTGAACTACCTCCCCGGAATCGGAGAAGAAATCGGCCCTACGCTCGTGGGCAGCCCGGACGTCGACATCATCGCCTTCACTGGTTCTCGCGAAGTCGGACTGGAAATTAACCGACAAGCTGCAAATCCCGAATCACAACACCATGGGGTCAAAAAAGTCATTGCCGAAATGGGCGGCAAGAACGCGATCATCATCGATGACGACGCTGACCTGGACGATGCCGTTCAGGGAGTCGTTTCGTCAGCATTCGGCTTCGCCGGGCAGAAGTGTTCGGCGTGCTCTCGAGTCATCGTTCTTCAAAACGTGTACGACACATTTCTTGAACGCCTGACCGGAGCGATCGAAAGCCTGAAGGTCGGACCAGCCACTGATCCGGGTGCCGATTTCGGACCGGTCATCAGCCAGGAAGCTTACGAACGCATTCAGGATTTCATCGAAATCGGACACGAAGAGTGCGCTGCAATTGTCAATGTCGACCTCAGCGAAGACCTTCCTGACGGTAACTTCATCGGCCCGCACTTATTTGAAGTTCAGGAGGAGCATTCCCGAATTCTCGATGCGGAAATCTTCGGCCCCGTGCTGGCCATTCAGAAAGCCAAAGATCTCGATCAGGCACTGCAGATTGCGAACGAATCCGATTATGCGTTGACCGGCGGAATCTACAGTCGGAGCCCGAAGAATCTGGAACGAGCTCGAAACGAGTTCCTCGTCGGAAACCTGTATCTCAACCGGGGAATCACAGGAGCGATCGTCCAGCGACATCCTTTCGGAGGTTTTCGCATGTCCGGAATTGGAACCAAAGCTGGCGGTCCCGACTATCTCCAGCAGTTCATGCTTCCGGTTTCGGTGACCGAAAACACGATGCGACGCGGGTTTGCGCCTCCAGCTGACGAAGAATAA
- the dnaE gene encoding DNA polymerase III subunit alpha, which produces MSSRPFAHLHCHTHYSLLDGANRIPDLVNKVKDLGMNSCAITDHGNLYGSLEFYQTCRKNDVNPILGYEAYIAPGHRTDRSASRMKDASFHLTLLAMNAQGFKNLVKMSSRAYLEGFYYKPRIDKELLEEFNEGIICLSGCASGELSRLLLAGEKEKAESLTRWYTDLFGDRFYMEIQDGGVEIQTSCAEATTDLANRMGLPLVATNDAHYLCSDDADMHDVLLCVNTKSYRSDENRMKIGTDQLFIRSPEQMYEAFSRQEDAVARSQEIADRVDIDLDLTTRHFPVFHPPESKTDVQYLREVCEKALVDRYGADADPVYKERLDFELGVIERMGYSSYFLIVWDFAQFAIDNGIPCTARGSACGAIVAYLLGLSDVCPIKYDLLFERFLDPSRSEAPDIDIDFCRDRRELVIQFVKDKYGSENVAQIGTFGTLKAKAAIRDVARALSVPLKRADEIAKMVPDTLNIKLKDALKESVELQQAYDTDSQIKELLDFAMAMEGLAKSAGTHAAGVVIADKPLENYVPLQKISGKDDVLTQWTDVETAGLLKMDFLGLRNLSILDKAVKNVAKHRGVHIVPKDLPLDDKQTFALLQRGETKGIFQLESGGMRDLLTKMKPDKFADIIATSALYRPGPLEGGMVMTYVNVKHEREPVPTVHPIVDEVLAETYGVMVYQEQVMRILNRLGGIELASSYKCIKAISKKKQEIIDSFHDQFIEGAQTQNMPAEQAQEIWNLIEKFAGYGFNKSHSTAYGAIAYQTAYLKAHYPEEFMAALLSCGMESSERISEHTDDCRRMGIEILPPDVNRSDVEFTVIVDDSTDPPTRKLGFGLGAVKGVGEAAMHSMVNERNENGPFKNIFDLCERCDPKAMTKGVLETLIKAGALDEFGFNREQHNLAIDRAVQAAIAKQRDLAKGQMSLFGGDSSKDDGSIETDITMPVAEDWTHGYKLACEKEVLGFYLTSHPLTEFADQIATFTQNMVKDLRDLGDQKEVTLGGMISSIKKAQTKNPSRNGHSKYVNFDLEDSTGVVRCILWPDDFAAIGEKVVQEQIVVVKGRIDLRGREPNVIVNKLYTLDEAEKEFTQQIAVRFQRGLHTVDDMQRVKDLLGRFPGKTPVTIVVETNDPKQNGNGKRESNGFDSQGTATETASATTSRIRAIIATPIQVSARGDLKEELLRTLGEGGFRFQSIPSK; this is translated from the coding sequence ATGAGTTCTCGTCCGTTCGCCCATCTTCACTGCCACACTCATTACTCGCTTCTTGATGGTGCAAACCGAATCCCGGATCTGGTCAACAAGGTCAAAGATCTCGGGATGAACTCGTGCGCGATCACCGATCACGGCAACCTTTACGGATCGCTTGAGTTCTACCAGACGTGCCGCAAGAACGACGTCAATCCGATCCTCGGATACGAAGCTTACATCGCTCCCGGTCATCGTACTGACCGAAGTGCGTCGCGTATGAAAGACGCGAGTTTTCACCTGACGCTTCTGGCGATGAATGCTCAGGGGTTCAAAAATCTCGTCAAAATGTCATCGCGAGCGTACCTTGAAGGGTTCTATTACAAGCCGCGTATCGACAAAGAACTGTTGGAAGAATTTAACGAGGGGATCATCTGTCTTTCCGGTTGCGCTTCCGGTGAATTGTCACGCCTCTTGCTCGCTGGCGAAAAGGAAAAAGCAGAGTCATTGACTCGCTGGTACACCGATCTCTTCGGTGATCGGTTTTACATGGAGATCCAGGATGGGGGTGTCGAGATTCAGACATCCTGCGCGGAAGCGACCACCGATCTTGCGAATCGAATGGGATTGCCTCTCGTCGCCACGAACGACGCGCACTACCTCTGCTCCGACGATGCAGACATGCACGATGTTCTCCTCTGCGTGAACACCAAATCGTATCGAAGCGATGAAAACCGAATGAAGATCGGAACAGACCAGCTCTTCATTCGATCTCCCGAACAAATGTACGAAGCCTTCTCCCGACAGGAGGATGCAGTCGCCCGTTCACAGGAAATCGCCGACCGTGTTGACATCGATCTCGATCTGACCACGCGTCACTTTCCAGTTTTCCATCCTCCGGAATCGAAGACGGACGTCCAGTACTTGCGTGAAGTCTGTGAGAAAGCTCTCGTCGATCGATACGGCGCAGACGCCGACCCGGTTTACAAAGAACGTCTCGATTTTGAACTCGGCGTGATCGAACGGATGGGCTACTCCAGCTACTTCCTTATCGTCTGGGACTTCGCTCAATTCGCGATCGACAACGGGATTCCTTGTACCGCTCGAGGTTCTGCGTGCGGGGCCATTGTGGCATACCTGCTCGGTCTCTCCGATGTTTGCCCCATCAAGTACGACTTGCTGTTCGAACGATTTCTTGACCCAAGCCGTTCAGAAGCACCGGATATCGACATCGATTTCTGCCGAGACAGACGAGAACTCGTCATCCAGTTCGTGAAGGATAAATACGGAAGCGAGAACGTCGCTCAGATTGGAACGTTCGGAACCCTCAAAGCCAAAGCTGCGATTCGCGACGTCGCGCGTGCTCTTTCCGTTCCGCTCAAACGAGCCGACGAAATCGCGAAGATGGTTCCCGACACGCTCAACATCAAGTTGAAAGATGCGCTCAAGGAGAGCGTCGAACTTCAACAGGCCTACGACACCGACTCACAGATCAAAGAACTCCTCGATTTCGCGATGGCGATGGAAGGCTTAGCGAAGTCTGCTGGAACGCACGCGGCCGGAGTGGTGATCGCGGATAAGCCGCTTGAGAACTACGTCCCGCTGCAGAAGATTTCCGGAAAGGATGACGTCCTGACGCAGTGGACGGATGTGGAAACTGCCGGGCTGTTGAAGATGGACTTCCTCGGGCTTCGAAACCTGTCCATCCTCGACAAGGCCGTCAAAAACGTCGCCAAGCATCGCGGAGTTCACATCGTTCCGAAAGATCTTCCGCTCGACGACAAACAGACGTTTGCCTTGCTGCAACGCGGTGAAACGAAAGGCATCTTCCAGCTGGAATCTGGAGGGATGCGAGACCTCCTCACCAAGATGAAGCCGGATAAATTCGCCGACATCATCGCGACATCCGCTTTGTATCGACCGGGTCCTCTCGAGGGGGGCATGGTCATGACGTATGTCAACGTCAAGCACGAGCGCGAACCGGTCCCGACCGTGCACCCGATCGTCGATGAAGTGCTGGCGGAAACGTACGGCGTGATGGTTTATCAGGAACAGGTGATGCGAATTCTTAACCGCCTCGGCGGAATTGAGCTCGCCAGTTCCTACAAGTGCATTAAAGCGATCTCCAAAAAGAAGCAGGAGATCATCGACAGCTTCCACGACCAGTTCATCGAAGGAGCCCAAACGCAGAACATGCCTGCGGAACAGGCTCAGGAAATTTGGAACCTGATCGAGAAGTTCGCGGGCTACGGATTTAACAAATCGCACTCAACCGCTTATGGAGCGATCGCCTATCAGACCGCCTACCTGAAAGCACACTATCCAGAAGAGTTCATGGCAGCTTTGCTGTCATGTGGAATGGAATCAAGCGAGCGAATTTCAGAGCACACCGACGACTGCCGTCGCATGGGAATCGAAATTCTTCCACCAGATGTCAACCGCAGCGACGTCGAATTCACAGTGATCGTCGACGACTCCACCGATCCTCCCACTCGCAAACTCGGGTTCGGATTGGGTGCCGTCAAAGGGGTCGGTGAAGCAGCCATGCACTCGATGGTCAATGAACGCAATGAGAACGGACCGTTCAAGAACATCTTCGATCTTTGCGAACGATGTGATCCCAAGGCGATGACGAAAGGTGTTCTCGAAACACTGATCAAGGCGGGAGCACTGGACGAATTCGGATTCAATCGGGAGCAGCACAATTTGGCGATCGATCGGGCAGTTCAGGCTGCGATCGCGAAACAGCGAGACCTCGCCAAAGGCCAAATGTCTCTCTTCGGTGGTGACTCATCCAAAGATGATGGCTCCATCGAAACAGATATCACGATGCCAGTCGCAGAAGACTGGACGCACGGCTACAAACTCGCCTGTGAAAAGGAAGTGCTGGGCTTTTATCTCACTTCTCATCCACTCACCGAATTTGCCGATCAGATCGCCACGTTCACACAGAACATGGTCAAGGATCTGCGTGATCTGGGAGACCAAAAGGAAGTCACGTTGGGTGGCATGATCTCTTCCATCAAGAAGGCTCAAACGAAAAACCCATCGCGAAACGGTCACAGCAAATATGTGAACTTCGACCTTGAAGACTCGACCGGCGTTGTGCGATGCATCCTCTGGCCGGACGATTTTGCTGCGATTGGCGAGAAAGTCGTTCAAGAACAAATCGTCGTCGTCAAAGGCCGCATCGACCTACGTGGCCGCGAACCGAATGTCATCGTCAACAAGCTCTACACACTCGATGAAGCAGAGAAGGAATTCACTCAGCAAATTGCCGTTCGGTTCCAACGCGGACTGCACACCGTAGACGACATGCAGCGAGTGAAAGACCTGCTCGGGCGATTCCCAGGCAAAACACCGGTCACGATTGTCGTCGAGACGAACGATCCTAAACAGAACGGCAACGGCAAACGAGAATCAAATGGTTTTGATTCTCAGGGGACAGCCACCGAAACAGCATCAGCAACGACTTCTCGAATCCGTGCGATTATCGCGACTCCGATTCAGGTGTCGGCTCGAGGAGACTTGAAGGAAGAGCTCCTCAGAACTTTGGGAGAAGGCGGATTCCGCTTCCAGTCGATTCCATCCAAGTAA